DNA from Brachyspira aalborgi:
GTCACCACTTCAGATAACAAAGCGGTTTTCTCTTCTGCGTCCCTGTTGTAAACCTCTTGTGTCCTAATTCTAATTAAATTCAAATATTCCAAATCGTCTTTATAATTTACGGCGTCAAATAATCTTTCGCCTTCAATTTTATCTTGTAAAATCCTACCGTAAAAAATTATATTTACATCAACCGTTGCGCTTGAAAATCTACCAGCTCCCAAATCTATAATCTTAAAAACATTTGCATTATTATAAAAATATTCTCTTGTGCTTGCTCCGTATCCTGCACGCATCCATTTATTAGAAGTTATCAAACTTGCTACTCCGTTTTTATCAAGTAAATTCAAACTCTTCTCATAAAATAATTGATAAATATCTCCCGTAGAAGCGAAAGATTTAAAGCCTGCATTTTTATAATTATCTTTTATACTTTTACTCATTGTTTGTATTTGTATATAAGGCGGATTGCCAATAACAATATCAAAAAACTTTGTCCCAAATTGAATCTCGCTATCAAAAAAATCTGTCGATTTATTTTCAAAAGGATTCCAAGATAAAAATTTTTTCTTGTCATCCGAAGTCAAAAAATCACTCTCGTTTATTATTCTCGATTGAAGGCTATCAAATTTATATTTTATTTTTTTCTTCTTATCCAAACTATCGGCGTTAAAATATTCCTCCGCAATATTCCGCATACTTTTAATAAATCCGTCCATAGTTTCGTCTTTCAATTCTTTTTGTTCTTTTTCTTTATGCTCTAAAGAAATTAAACTATTCGCAGAAATAAAATTAAATTCCAAATTCGGCAAAGCCTTAATTCCCAAATTCTCATGCCCGCTCTCTTTCTCCTCATCAACAATCAAAGATAAAAAAGCCCGAAGCCTGCTAATCTCTATCGCTATCGGTTGTATATCTACTCCATGTATCATTCTCTGAAGCATATCTAATTTATAAGCGTAATTAAATTTATTCGCTTGATAAAGTTTTTTAAACTCTTCTCTCGCTTGCCCTTTAATATTCTTTAACAAAAACTCTTTATAAAATTCATGATTAGAATCAAGTTTATCGATTATATTAAAAACTCTATTCAATATTCCCATAGGAAAAGCTCCGCTCCCGCAGGCTATATCTAATATTTTCATTTCATGTATGGCGTTTAATATTTCGTTTCTCTCTTCGTTTGAAAAATCCGCCTCTTCATTTACGCTAAAAATATTATCTATCTTATCCGCTTTAACATTTTGAGTTTTTTTGTATAAATAAAGTTTTATCGATTCGCAAACCATATAATCGACAATCTCTCTCGGCGTATAAAAACTTCCCGTTTCTTTTCTCGCGCTCGCGGAACTCTCGGGATTAATCTCCGCAAGCAAGTTTTCAAATATTCTCCCAAGCATTTCAGGGTCAATAGAAATTTCAATATCAAATGGCGCGCTTTCATCTACAGTGAAATTATATTTTTCAAAAAATTCAAACAATTCTTTTATTATTTCATTATCGATAGTTTTTACTTTATAATCTTCTTCTTTCTTTAAAAATAATCCGCCGTTTAAAAATGGAATTTGTTTTTCGTATTTATTAATTATTTTACTTTCAATTTTTCTCTCTTCCATTTTTACATTTAATATATTAAAAAATAATTCTTCCAAAACTTCTTTATAATAATTATCTTTCGTTTTCATTTCGCCAATATTTATAAAATCAAAAATTTCTTTCGGTATCAAATCTTTCTCTCTCAAAAACCAACAAAAAAGCGCCCTTCCTAAAAATCTTAAACTAAATTCTTTTGCTGAAAGCAAGCGGTCGCTAGATGCATTTTCTTCATTTTCAAAATTTTTCAAAACATCTTTATAAATCTTGTCAAAAGAAATTTTAATTCCTTTATAAAATTCTTTATTAACGGGTTCTACGCTAAAAGCTTCTTCAATTTTCTTAACGCTTGAAAACGCTTCTTTATTTAATCTACTTTGCGCCGTTTTTACTTTCGCGCCTTCTCCAAGTAAATAAGTAAATCTTTTCGGGTCGCTCAAATCTTTTTTCACTTCATAATTTTCATTTACCTTTTTATCATATTTCACATAAGAAATTCTATAAGCTTTTTCATTTTCATTAGAATATAAAATAAAAAATATTCCTTTCCCAAAAGAATTTTTACCTCCGCTTTTTATAATATCCATGCATATTTTAGAAATTTTAACTCTGCTTCCCGTTTTAGTATTTTTTATTCTAATCTCATAAACTCCGATATCTTCATCGACATTTAAATTGCCAAGCCAAACAATCGCTTTATTATTTGAATCATCCAAACAATCAATATATTTTTCAATTATGCTATTTTGATTAGGAATAGAACCGTATTCATACTTAAAATTATCTCCTAAATATTTAGTCCATTCTTCCCTGCTATATTCTTTATCAAATCTCATTTTCTCCCCGCAATTTATAATTTCTAAATTTATTAAAATTCATTCTAAAAATATTTTATAATTCCAAAATTCATTTCAAGAATATTATAACAAAATAATTCTATATTGTCAAAATGAAAC
Protein-coding regions in this window:
- a CDS encoding Eco57I restriction-modification methylase domain-containing protein; its protein translation is MRFDKEYSREEWTKYLGDNFKYEYGSIPNQNSIIEKYIDCLDDSNNKAIVWLGNLNVDEDIGVYEIRIKNTKTGSRVKISKICMDIIKSGGKNSFGKGIFFILYSNENEKAYRISYVKYDKKVNENYEVKKDLSDPKRFTYLLGEGAKVKTAQSRLNKEAFSSVKKIEEAFSVEPVNKEFYKGIKISFDKIYKDVLKNFENEENASSDRLLSAKEFSLRFLGRALFCWFLREKDLIPKEIFDFINIGEMKTKDNYYKEVLEELFFNILNVKMEERKIESKIINKYEKQIPFLNGGLFLKKEEDYKVKTIDNEIIKELFEFFEKYNFTVDESAPFDIEISIDPEMLGRIFENLLAEINPESSASARKETGSFYTPREIVDYMVCESIKLYLYKKTQNVKADKIDNIFSVNEEADFSNEERNEILNAIHEMKILDIACGSGAFPMGILNRVFNIIDKLDSNHEFYKEFLLKNIKGQAREEFKKLYQANKFNYAYKLDMLQRMIHGVDIQPIAIEISRLRAFLSLIVDEEKESGHENLGIKALPNLEFNFISANSLISLEHKEKEQKELKDETMDGFIKSMRNIAEEYFNADSLDKKKKIKYKFDSLQSRIINESDFLTSDDKKKFLSWNPFENKSTDFFDSEIQFGTKFFDIVIGNPPYIQIQTMSKSIKDNYKNAGFKSFASTGDIYQLFYEKSLNLLDKNGVASLITSNKWMRAGYGASTREYFYNNANVFKIIDLGAGRFSSATVDVNIIFYGRILQDKIEGERLFDAVNYKDDLEYLNLIRIRTQEVYNRDAEEKTALLSEVVTANLGKEWVIMNKVERSIFEKINKHKVLKDWNINIYRGISTGLNEAFIIDEKTKNRLIKEDKKSAEIIKPILRGKDIKRYGYDFQNKYLLFIAWHFPLHNDKNIVGASQKAEKEFKKKYTAIYNHLLNYKEKLLNRNKDETGIRYEWYALQRCAATYYKEFDKNKSNNGKVEYYGKIMWNRISSELYFSYDDKGYFVLDSMFMINCKNKNTIKYLIGILNSKLSRLYIKLTSATLGSGTYGGKIYIEKIPIPKIDNTNKKLVDKIINNVNEILKVRSKNSNEDVSKIEGEIDKIVYWLYGLSEEEKNIIENGN